The proteins below come from a single Ruegeria sp. THAF33 genomic window:
- a CDS encoding ABC transporter ATP-binding protein: MIVVEDVHKHFGGFHAVDGASLEIQKGSITGLIGPNGAGKTTLFNVIAGVLPPTSGKVVMDGEDITGLPPHELFHKGLLRTFQIAHEFPSMTCRENLMMVPGAQSGESLWNTWFGRKRIADEERALKAKADEVLEFLTIEHLADHKAGQVSGGQKKLLELGRTMMVDAKIVFLDEVGAGVNRTLLMTIADTILRLNKERGYTFVVIEHDMDFIGKICDPVICMAEGKVLAEGTLDEIKANEHVIEAYLGTGLKNKDKLEAGA; this comes from the coding sequence ATGATCGTCGTCGAGGACGTGCACAAGCATTTCGGCGGATTTCATGCGGTGGACGGGGCATCGCTGGAAATCCAGAAAGGGTCGATCACCGGCCTGATCGGGCCCAACGGGGCAGGAAAAACCACTCTGTTCAATGTGATCGCAGGTGTTCTGCCGCCGACCAGCGGCAAGGTGGTGATGGACGGCGAGGATATCACCGGTCTGCCCCCGCATGAATTGTTCCACAAGGGTCTGTTGCGCACGTTTCAGATTGCACATGAATTCCCGTCGATGACCTGCCGCGAAAACCTGATGATGGTGCCCGGCGCGCAATCAGGCGAGTCGCTGTGGAACACGTGGTTTGGCCGCAAGCGCATCGCTGATGAAGAACGCGCGCTGAAGGCCAAGGCCGATGAGGTGCTGGAGTTTCTGACGATTGAACATCTGGCCGATCACAAGGCGGGTCAGGTCTCGGGTGGTCAGAAAAAGCTGCTGGAGCTGGGCCGCACGATGATGGTGGATGCCAAGATCGTGTTTCTGGACGAGGTCGGCGCGGGTGTGAACCGCACCCTGTTGATGACCATCGCCGACACGATCCTGCGGCTGAACAAGGAACGCGGCTATACCTTCGTTGTCATCGAACATGACATGGATTTCATCGGCAAGATCTGTGATCCGGTCATCTGCATGGCTGAAGGCAAGGTTCTGGCCGAGGGTACCTTGGACGAGATCAAGGCGAACGAGCACGTGATCGAAGCCTATCTGGGCACCGGCCTGAAGAACAAAGACAAACTGGAGGCAGGCGCGTGA
- a CDS encoding ABC transporter ATP-binding protein, with product MSDNPYQDDKGNKDASITNPHGVGTMTPAHRKSGATHKVGGGPFLIGDTMTGGYGKGPDILHDCTIAVDKGEIAVIVGPNGAGKSTAMKAVFGMLDVRSGSVRLDGEDITNLTPQDRVMRGMGFVPQTQNIFTSMTVEENLEMGAFIRRDDISQTMEQVYDLFPILRDKRNQAAGELSGGQRQQVAVGRALMTQPKVLMLDEPTAGVSPIVMDELFDRIIEVSRTGLPILMVEQNARQALEIADKGYVLVQGRNAYTGTGKELLADPEVRKSFLGG from the coding sequence GTGAGCGACAACCCCTATCAGGATGACAAGGGCAACAAGGACGCCTCGATCACCAATCCGCACGGTGTCGGCACCATGACTCCGGCCCATAGAAAAAGTGGTGCAACGCATAAGGTCGGGGGCGGCCCGTTCCTGATCGGCGACACCATGACGGGTGGCTACGGCAAAGGGCCCGACATCCTGCATGATTGCACCATCGCGGTGGACAAGGGTGAAATCGCAGTCATCGTCGGCCCCAACGGTGCGGGAAAGTCTACGGCGATGAAAGCCGTGTTCGGGATGCTGGATGTCCGTTCAGGGTCTGTGCGTCTGGATGGCGAGGATATTACAAACCTCACCCCGCAGGATCGGGTCATGCGTGGCATGGGCTTTGTGCCGCAGACACAGAACATCTTTACCTCGATGACGGTGGAGGAAAACCTGGAAATGGGCGCCTTCATCCGTCGCGACGACATCAGCCAGACGATGGAGCAGGTCTATGACCTGTTCCCCATCCTCCGCGACAAGCGCAATCAGGCCGCCGGAGAACTGTCGGGCGGACAACGCCAACAGGTCGCCGTGGGCCGCGCCCTGATGACCCAGCCCAAGGTGCTGATGCTCGACGAGCCTACGGCAGGTGTTTCGCCGATCGTGATGGATGAGTTGTTCGACCGGATCATCGAAGTGTCCCGCACCGGCCTGCCGATCCTGATGGTCGAGCAAAACGCCCGCCAGGCCTTGGAGATTGCCGACAAGGGATACGTTCTGGTTCAGGGGCGCAACGCCTATACCGGAACGGGCAAGGAACTGCTGGCCGACCCCGAGGTGCGAAAGTCGTTTTTGGGCGGCTGA